A genome region from Blautia coccoides includes the following:
- a CDS encoding ACT domain-containing protein, whose amino-acid sequence MKKTIISVVGQDTVGIIARVCTYLAENNINILDISQTIIDGYFNMMMITDTSRSEKKLDRISEELSKLGEEIGVMIHAQHEDIFTKMHRI is encoded by the coding sequence ATGAAGAAGACAATTATCAGTGTAGTAGGACAGGATACCGTAGGGATCATTGCCAGAGTGTGTACATATTTGGCAGAGAACAATATTAACATCCTGGACATTTCCCAGACCATCATTGACGGTTATTTTAACATGATGATGATCACAGACACCAGCAGATCAGAGAAGAAGCTGGACCGGATTTCAGAGGAGTTATCCAAACTGGGTGAGGAGATCGGAGTTATGATCCACGCACAGCATGAGGATATCTTTACGAAAATGCACAGAATCTAA
- a CDS encoding PFL family protein, whose protein sequence is MINIFEVNETNKMIEQENLDVRTITMGISLLDCIDSDLQQVNRKIYNKITTLARNLVETGDEISGEYGIPVVNKRISVTPIALVGGAACKAPEDFVTLAETLDRAAKEVGVNFIGGYSALVSKGMTKADEMLIRSIPEALAATERVCSSINLGSSKTGINMDAVKLMGEIVLATAQATREQDSLGCAKLVVFCNAPDDNPFMAGAFHGVTEADAIINVGVSGPGVVKTALEKVRGKDFEVLCETIKKTAFKVTRVGQLVAQEASKRLGIPFGIVDLSLAPTPAIGDSVADILHEIGVEYAGAPGTTAALALLNDQVKKGGVMASSYVGGLSGAFIPVSEDQGMIDAVNANALTIEKLEAMTCVCSVGLDMIAIPGDTKASTISGIIADECAIGMVNQKTTAVRLIPVIGKGVGETVEFGGLLGYAPIMPVNQYSCEAFVNRGGRIPAPIHSFKN, encoded by the coding sequence ATGATTAACATTTTTGAAGTAAATGAGACCAATAAGATGATAGAGCAGGAAAATCTGGATGTGCGTACTATTACCATGGGTATCAGCCTTCTGGATTGTATTGATTCCGACCTGCAGCAGGTAAACAGAAAAATCTACAATAAGATCACCACCCTGGCAAGGAACCTGGTGGAGACCGGCGATGAGATTTCCGGAGAGTACGGGATCCCTGTTGTGAACAAGAGAATATCCGTAACCCCCATTGCACTGGTAGGCGGTGCGGCCTGCAAAGCGCCGGAGGATTTCGTGACGCTGGCAGAGACTCTGGACCGGGCAGCAAAAGAGGTAGGGGTAAACTTTATCGGCGGTTATTCCGCTCTGGTCTCAAAAGGCATGACAAAGGCGGATGAAATGCTGATCCGTTCCATTCCGGAAGCCCTGGCAGCCACAGAGCGGGTATGCAGTTCTATCAATCTCGGCTCCTCCAAGACAGGCATCAACATGGATGCCGTGAAGCTCATGGGAGAGATCGTACTGGCCACTGCCCAGGCCACAAGGGAGCAGGATTCCCTGGGATGTGCAAAGCTGGTGGTGTTCTGCAACGCCCCGGATGACAATCCTTTTATGGCAGGTGCTTTCCACGGAGTGACAGAGGCAGATGCCATTATCAACGTAGGTGTATCAGGACCGGGTGTAGTGAAGACGGCTCTGGAAAAAGTGCGCGGAAAAGATTTTGAGGTTTTGTGTGAGACCATCAAGAAGACAGCCTTCAAAGTGACACGTGTAGGCCAGCTGGTAGCCCAGGAGGCGTCAAAGCGTCTCGGAATCCCCTTTGGCATTGTGGATCTGTCCCTGGCACCTACGCCGGCCATCGGAGACAGTGTGGCGGATATTCTCCATGAGATCGGTGTGGAATATGCAGGCGCGCCCGGTACAACAGCAGCCCTTGCGCTTCTCAACGACCAGGTGAAGAAGGGCGGCGTTATGGCCTCCTCCTATGTGGGCGGCTTAAGCGGTGCGTTCATTCCGGTCAGCGAGGACCAGGGTATGATCGATGCGGTTAATGCCAATGCCCTGACCATAGAGAAGCTGGAAGCCATGACCTGCGTCTGCTCTGTGGGCCTGGACATGATCGCCATACCGGGTGACACCAAAGCAAGCACGATCTCCGGCATTATTGCAGATGAATGCGCCATCGGTATGGTGAACCAGAAGACAACGGCTGTTCGTCTGATCCCCGTTATCGGAAAAGGTGTGGGGGAGACTGTGGAATTCGGAGGGCTTTTGGGCTATGCGCCGATCATGCCTGTGAACCAATACTCCTGTGAAGCATTTGTAAACAGAGGCGGAAGAATACCAGCTCCTATCCACAGCTTTAAGAATTAA
- a CDS encoding ArsR/SmtB family transcription factor yields MKRQLSFENEKELILVGKALSSEIRIRILKLLDENPLCVNEIAEILQIPPSSAALNVRVLEEAGLIRTELKPGVRGSMKLCIRQNEELVIHLQQLRGKKHEEIISMPVGNYVDYKITPTCGMVNDEEYIDGEDEPRCFYDPRRTTAKLVWFSSGYLEYRFPNAGIQGSRVKRLEISAELCSETADYDLDCPSDITLWVNGVDAGTWTCPSDFGGRRGKLNPDWWEDKNSQYGNLKKWVMDQNGTYLDGEKVSSVPVSGYDLVEGPYISVRIGIKEDAAHIGGVNIFGSSFGDFPQDILMRIEY; encoded by the coding sequence ATGAAGAGACAATTATCCTTTGAGAATGAAAAGGAACTGATACTGGTGGGAAAGGCACTCTCCTCGGAGATCCGGATCCGGATCCTGAAGCTTCTGGACGAAAATCCCCTGTGTGTCAATGAGATCGCAGAGATCCTGCAGATCCCGCCCTCCTCAGCAGCTTTAAATGTGCGGGTGCTGGAGGAAGCAGGGCTGATCCGGACTGAACTGAAACCGGGAGTGCGCGGCTCTATGAAGCTCTGTATTCGACAGAACGAGGAACTGGTGATCCATCTGCAGCAGTTGAGAGGCAAAAAGCATGAGGAGATCATCTCCATGCCTGTAGGTAATTATGTGGACTATAAGATCACGCCCACCTGTGGTATGGTCAATGACGAGGAGTATATTGACGGAGAGGACGAGCCAAGGTGTTTTTATGACCCCAGGCGGACCACGGCAAAGCTGGTCTGGTTTTCTTCCGGTTATCTGGAATACCGGTTTCCAAATGCGGGGATCCAGGGGAGCCGGGTGAAGCGTCTGGAAATTTCCGCGGAGCTGTGCTCTGAGACAGCGGATTATGATCTGGACTGTCCCTCAGACATTACGCTTTGGGTCAACGGTGTGGACGCGGGAACCTGGACCTGTCCAAGTGATTTCGGAGGCAGAAGGGGGAAACTCAATCCTGACTGGTGGGAGGATAAGAATTCCCAGTATGGTAATCTGAAAAAATGGGTCATGGACCAGAACGGAACCTATCTGGATGGAGAGAAGGTGAGCAGTGTGCCCGTATCCGGGTATGACCTGGTGGAAGGCCCTTACATTTCCGTGCGTATCGGTATTAAGGAGGACGCGGCCCATATCGGCGGTGTAAATATCTTCGGCAGCAGTTTTGGGGACTTCCCACAGGATATCCTTATGCGGATTGAATATTGA
- a CDS encoding galactokinase, giving the protein MKRKLQNRFCELFGADGDIRFYFSPGRVNLIGEHTDYNGGHVLPCALTNGTYGAARVRKDRKLRLYSENFSNAGVFETSLDDLAYHDRAGWTNYLKGVIWTFCTKGYPVEKGLDLVIGGNIPNGSGLSSSASIELLMAMVLKDLYGFSDLTKTDMALFGQYAENKFCGMNCGIMDQFTVAMGKKGHAIFLDTSNLNYEYVPVKLGNASLIISVSNKKRRLTDSKYNERRRECEAALKELQSAVNIRSLGELTGEAFEEVREIIKDPVHLKRARHAVYENQRTIQAEKALKERDLKLFGRLMNESHISLRDDYEVTGRELDTLAEAAWNQPGVLGSRMTGAGFGGCTVSIVENGFVDAFIRNVGSFYKKKIGYSADFYKVEIGAGAGRIG; this is encoded by the coding sequence ATGAAGCGAAAACTGCAAAACCGGTTTTGCGAGCTGTTTGGCGCTGACGGCGACATCCGTTTCTATTTTTCACCCGGCCGTGTGAACCTGATTGGGGAGCACACAGACTACAATGGAGGACATGTATTGCCATGTGCCCTCACGAATGGTACATATGGAGCGGCAAGGGTCCGGAAGGACCGGAAGCTGCGCCTTTACTCTGAAAATTTCAGCAACGCGGGGGTTTTTGAGACCAGCCTGGATGACCTGGCATATCATGACAGGGCGGGATGGACCAACTACCTGAAGGGGGTCATCTGGACATTCTGCACCAAGGGCTATCCTGTGGAGAAGGGTCTTGACTTGGTGATCGGGGGCAATATCCCCAATGGCTCAGGGCTTTCCTCCTCCGCCTCCATAGAGCTTCTTATGGCTATGGTTTTAAAAGATTTGTATGGCTTTTCTGATCTGACAAAAACAGATATGGCACTCTTTGGACAGTATGCGGAGAACAAGTTCTGCGGTATGAACTGCGGGATCATGGACCAGTTTACTGTTGCAATGGGGAAGAAAGGCCATGCCATTTTCCTGGATACCAGCAATCTGAATTATGAATATGTGCCCGTCAAACTGGGGAATGCGTCCCTTATCATTTCTGTCAGCAATAAGAAAAGAAGGCTGACGGATTCCAAGTATAATGAGAGGCGAAGGGAATGCGAGGCAGCGCTCAAAGAGCTTCAGTCAGCAGTAAATATCCGTTCTCTGGGAGAGTTGACGGGGGAGGCCTTTGAGGAGGTCAGGGAGATCATCAAAGACCCGGTGCATTTAAAGCGGGCACGTCATGCAGTCTATGAGAATCAGCGGACCATACAGGCGGAAAAAGCGCTCAAAGAGCGTGACCTGAAGCTGTTCGGCAGGCTTATGAATGAGTCACACATCTCGCTGAGAGATGACTACGAAGTTACAGGAAGGGAACTGGACACTCTGGCAGAAGCAGCCTGGAACCAGCCCGGTGTACTGGGATCCCGTATGACAGGGGCAGGCTTTGGCGGCTGCACGGTCAGTATTGTGGAGAATGGCTTTGTAGACGCGTTTATACGGAATGTTGGCTCTTTTTATAAGAAAAAAATCGGTTACAGTGCGGATTTTTACAAGGTGGAGATCGGTGCGGGTGCCGGAAGAATCGGATAA
- the coaE gene encoding dephospho-CoA kinase (Dephospho-CoA kinase (CoaE) performs the final step in coenzyme A biosynthesis.): protein MRVIGVTGGVGSGKSFVLNYIEEHFDARVVKADDVGHLLMMPGQACYEPVVRLFGDWIVNEDGSLNRETIAQIVFEKKDMLEKLNKIIHPAVKKYIVKEIERSKKEETEFFFIEAALLLEDNYDEIYDEMWYIYCEKEVRMERLRRDRGYSEEKAQRVMENQMSEDEFEARCDFLLYNDEDVAHTYLQIERRMRTYYESM from the coding sequence ATGAGAGTCATAGGTGTGACCGGAGGGGTAGGCTCCGGGAAAAGCTTTGTACTAAATTATATTGAAGAGCATTTTGACGCGCGGGTGGTAAAGGCAGATGACGTGGGGCATCTGCTGATGATGCCCGGACAGGCGTGCTATGAGCCGGTTGTCCGGCTTTTTGGAGACTGGATCGTGAATGAGGACGGGTCTCTCAACAGAGAAACCATCGCGCAGATCGTATTTGAAAAGAAGGATATGCTGGAAAAACTGAATAAGATCATTCACCCGGCAGTGAAGAAATATATTGTCAAAGAGATCGAACGCTCCAAAAAAGAGGAGACAGAATTCTTCTTTATTGAGGCAGCTTTATTATTAGAAGATAATTATGATGAAATTTATGATGAAATGTGGTATATTTATTGCGAAAAAGAAGTGCGCATGGAGAGACTTCGCCGGGACAGGGGTTATTCTGAGGAAAAAGCCCAAAGAGTGATGGAAAATCAGATGTCTGAGGATGAGTTTGAAGCCAGGTGTGACTTTTTACTATATAACGACGAAGATGTGGCGCATACCTATCTTCAGATTGAGCGAAGGATGAGAACATATTATGAATCTATGTAG
- a CDS encoding MBL fold metallo-hydrolase, translated as MNLCSIASGSSGNCIYVGSDKAGILVDVGISGKKIEEGLNTIDRTTKDCDGILITHEHSDHIKGLGVISRKYKIPIYCTQGTMEEMQRMSTLGKMPEGLYRVIRADEPFSIGDLDIHPFDISHDAAEPVGYRVNHGGKSVGIATDLGKYNDYIVEQLQGLDALLLEANHDVNMLQVGSYPYYLKQRILGERGHLSNESAGRLLCRLLHDKMKQIMLGHLSRENNYEALAYETVCSEVTMGENPWCSSDFKISVAHRDCASELISV; from the coding sequence ATGAATCTATGTAGTATTGCCAGCGGAAGCAGCGGTAATTGTATTTATGTGGGCAGCGACAAGGCGGGCATTCTGGTGGATGTGGGGATCAGCGGCAAGAAGATCGAAGAGGGACTCAACACCATTGACCGTACCACTAAGGACTGTGACGGTATCCTGATCACCCATGAGCACTCTGACCACATCAAGGGTTTGGGCGTTATCTCCAGAAAGTATAAGATCCCTATTTACTGTACCCAGGGAACCATGGAGGAGATGCAGCGAATGTCCACTCTCGGCAAGATGCCGGAAGGTCTGTACCGGGTTATACGGGCAGATGAACCCTTTTCCATAGGGGATTTGGACATACATCCCTTTGACATCTCCCACGACGCGGCAGAGCCGGTGGGCTACAGGGTGAACCATGGAGGCAAGTCAGTGGGGATCGCCACGGATCTTGGCAAGTATAATGATTACATAGTGGAACAGCTACAGGGACTGGATGCCCTTTTGCTGGAGGCAAACCACGACGTGAATATGCTGCAGGTGGGAAGTTATCCCTATTACTTAAAACAGAGGATCTTAGGAGAAAGAGGCCATCTGTCCAATGAGTCCGCGGGCAGGCTTTTGTGCCGTCTGCTCCATGACAAGATGAAACAGATCATGCTGGGTCATCTGAGCCGGGAGAACAACTACGAGGCACTGGCTTATGAGACTGTATGCTCAGAGGTGACCATGGGGGAAAATCCATGGTGTTCCTCAGATTTTAAGATTTCCGTGGCGCACAGAGACTGTGCATCGGAGCTGATCTCCGTATAA
- a CDS encoding acyl-CoA thioesterase produces MKEKRVADSQTEQTYLMRPKYLNGYGKLFGGQLMGWIDEIASIVAMRHSESEITTAAIDNLNFKESASVDDVIVLRGKITHVGRTSMEVRVDTYVESRQGTRKIINRAYVVMVAVDDCQHPIPVPGLLVETEAERAEWEGGEKRYALRKQRRIEGY; encoded by the coding sequence ATGAAGGAAAAAAGAGTGGCAGATTCCCAGACGGAGCAGACGTATCTCATGCGTCCCAAGTATCTGAATGGCTACGGCAAGCTTTTCGGCGGGCAGCTCATGGGCTGGATCGACGAGATCGCCAGTATTGTAGCCATGCGGCACAGCGAATCTGAGATCACGACTGCTGCCATAGATAATTTGAATTTTAAGGAGAGTGCCTCTGTGGACGATGTGATCGTCCTGAGAGGAAAGATCACCCATGTGGGGCGTACTTCCATGGAAGTACGGGTGGATACCTATGTGGAGAGCCGCCAGGGGACCAGAAAAATCATTAACCGGGCCTATGTAGTCATGGTGGCAGTAGATGACTGCCAGCATCCCATACCGGTGCCGGGACTTCTGGTAGAGACTGAGGCGGAGAGAGCCGAATGGGAGGGCGGAGAGAAGCGCTATGCCCTCCGCAAACAGCGGCGGATAGAAGGATATTGA
- the polA gene encoding DNA polymerase I: MSEKILLIDGHSILNRAYYGLPELTNAEGLHTNAIYGFLNILFKTIEEEKPDYLTVAFDLHAPTFRHEMYDAYKGTRKPMPQELREQVPVMKDVLAAMGVCMISMEGYEADDLLGTLAKKSEAKGMEVTVLSGDRDLLQLASSHICIRIPKTRFGKTTVEDYFADDVKEKYQLSPEQIIELKALMGDASDNIPGLPGVGEKTATKILLEYGSVENAHAHAEDIKPNKAKNAFLEHYDLAVLSKKLATINTDSPVEYDWENARIRDFYTQEAYEFFKELEFKNFLSRFEDTSAPAEAQKSFSTVTELDKAEEIFAKAKKKPELGLHILKENGAFLGLGLAWQEEDSVVSYCFLPQGFLTEPYLLEQAQMLCREAAMVSSLDVKSMLRQMDLENHTKMFDAGIAAYLLNPLKSSYTYDDIAKEYLGEMLPAKEDLLGKLNYTKGMKEQEEQAALSVCYMAYVALKSREPLKKALEETKMLHLFTDIEMPLLFTLSDMEKEGIRVNAQALKEYGDQLYVRIQELEKEIYREAGEEFNINSPKQLGVILFEKLQLPGGKKTKTGYSTAADVLEKLAPDHKLVADILEYRQLAKLKSTYADGLAVYIGEDERIHSTFNQTITATGRISSTEPNLQNIPIRMELGRLIRKVFIPKDGYVFTDADYSQIELRVLAHMSGDEKLIQAYQEAQDIHRMTASQVFHVPFDEVTDLQRRNAKAVNFGIVYGISSFGLSQDLSITRKEAAQYIEKYFETYPKIKGFLDGLVAEAKEKGYVTTMFGRRRPVPELKSSNFMQRSFGERVAMNSPIQGTAADIIKIAMIRVWKALKEQNLRSRLLLQVHDELLVETAEEEKEQVSAILEKEMKNAASLAVSLEIDMHIGSNWYEAK, translated from the coding sequence ATGAGCGAAAAAATCCTGCTGATAGACGGACATAGTATACTGAACAGAGCTTATTACGGCCTGCCTGAACTTACCAACGCAGAGGGGCTTCACACCAATGCCATATATGGTTTTTTAAACATTCTGTTTAAGACCATAGAGGAGGAGAAACCGGATTATCTGACGGTGGCTTTTGATCTGCACGCGCCTACTTTCAGGCATGAGATGTACGATGCTTACAAAGGCACCAGAAAGCCAATGCCCCAGGAGTTAAGGGAGCAGGTACCGGTGATGAAGGACGTGCTGGCCGCCATGGGTGTCTGCATGATCTCCATGGAGGGGTATGAGGCAGATGACCTCCTTGGAACCCTTGCAAAGAAAAGTGAGGCAAAGGGCATGGAAGTGACCGTCCTCTCCGGGGACAGGGATCTTCTGCAGCTTGCCAGCAGCCATATCTGCATCAGGATCCCCAAGACCAGGTTTGGCAAGACCACAGTGGAGGATTATTTCGCAGATGATGTAAAGGAAAAATATCAGTTAAGCCCGGAGCAGATCATTGAGCTGAAAGCACTCATGGGCGATGCGTCTGACAATATCCCGGGGCTTCCGGGAGTGGGAGAGAAGACGGCAACGAAAATCCTGCTGGAATACGGAAGTGTGGAAAATGCCCACGCCCATGCAGAGGACATTAAGCCTAACAAGGCAAAAAATGCTTTTTTGGAGCATTATGATCTGGCTGTTTTAAGTAAAAAGCTGGCTACCATCAACACGGACAGCCCTGTGGAGTACGACTGGGAAAATGCGCGGATCAGGGATTTTTATACCCAGGAAGCCTATGAGTTTTTCAAAGAACTGGAATTCAAAAACTTCCTTTCCCGTTTTGAGGATACCAGTGCCCCGGCAGAGGCTCAGAAAAGCTTTTCCACTGTGACAGAGCTTGATAAAGCAGAGGAAATCTTTGCAAAAGCCAAGAAAAAACCGGAGCTGGGACTTCATATTTTGAAGGAAAACGGGGCGTTTCTGGGACTGGGTCTTGCCTGGCAGGAGGAGGACAGTGTTGTGTCATACTGCTTCCTGCCCCAGGGATTTCTGACGGAGCCTTATCTGCTTGAACAGGCACAGATGCTTTGCCGGGAGGCTGCCATGGTCTCCTCCCTTGATGTAAAGTCCATGCTGCGCCAGATGGATCTGGAGAACCATACAAAGATGTTTGATGCGGGGATCGCAGCGTATCTGTTAAACCCGCTGAAATCTTCCTACACTTACGACGACATTGCCAAGGAGTACCTGGGAGAAATGCTTCCCGCCAAGGAAGATCTGCTGGGAAAACTGAATTATACAAAGGGAATGAAAGAACAGGAGGAACAGGCTGCCTTATCTGTCTGCTACATGGCATATGTGGCCCTGAAAAGCAGGGAACCCCTTAAAAAGGCCCTGGAGGAGACCAAGATGCTGCACCTGTTCACTGATATAGAGATGCCGCTTCTCTTTACCCTCTCCGATATGGAGAAGGAGGGAATCCGTGTAAATGCCCAGGCCTTAAAAGAGTATGGGGACCAGCTCTATGTGAGGATCCAGGAGCTGGAAAAAGAAATCTACAGGGAGGCAGGGGAGGAATTCAATATCAATTCTCCAAAACAGCTTGGAGTCATTTTATTTGAGAAGCTGCAGCTGCCCGGCGGCAAGAAGACAAAGACAGGATATTCCACAGCAGCGGATGTGCTGGAGAAACTGGCACCTGATCATAAGCTGGTGGCCGATATCCTGGAATACAGACAGCTTGCAAAGCTGAAATCCACCTATGCGGACGGTCTTGCAGTCTATATCGGGGAGGATGAGAGAATCCATTCCACCTTTAACCAGACCATCACCGCCACGGGGCGTATCAGCAGCACAGAGCCGAACCTGCAGAATATCCCCATTCGTATGGAACTCGGAAGGTTGATCCGGAAGGTGTTTATCCCAAAAGACGGATATGTGTTTACCGATGCGGATTATTCCCAGATCGAGCTTCGTGTGCTGGCCCATATGTCAGGGGATGAAAAGCTGATCCAGGCCTATCAGGAGGCTCAGGATATCCATCGTATGACTGCGTCCCAGGTATTCCACGTGCCTTTTGATGAGGTGACGGATCTGCAGAGGCGCAATGCCAAGGCTGTCAACTTTGGGATCGTCTATGGGATCAGTTCCTTTGGCCTTTCCCAGGATCTGAGCATCACCAGGAAAGAGGCGGCCCAGTATATAGAAAAATATTTTGAGACATACCCGAAAATCAAAGGATTTCTGGACGGGCTGGTGGCAGAGGCAAAAGAGAAGGGATATGTGACCACCATGTTCGGCAGAAGACGTCCTGTTCCTGAGTTAAAATCCAGCAATTTTATGCAGCGATCCTTCGGCGAGCGTGTAGCCATGAATTCGCCGATCCAGGGGACCGCGGCTGATATTATCAAGATCGCCATGATACGGGTATGGAAAGCGTTGAAAGAACAGAATCTGAGATCACGTCTGCTTCTGCAGGTGCACGATGAACTTCTGGTGGAGACAGCAGAGGAGGAAAAGGAGCAGGTATCCGCGATCCTGGAAAAAGAGATGAAAAATGCCGCCAGTCTGGCTGTATCACTGGAGATTGATATGCATATAGGCAGCAACTGGTACGAGGCAAAATAA
- the galT gene encoding UDP-glucose--hexose-1-phosphate uridylyltransferase, translating into MLNNSIKKLVQYGLETGLVPACERNYTINLLLDLFRQDDYEEPEEEYRDVDLEETLDELLCEAVKRGLIEDSIGYRDLFDTKIMNCLMPRPAQVQDKFWKEYEKSPETATDFFYKLSQDSDYIRRYRIKKDRKWTVDSPYGTIDITINLSKPEKDPKAIAAAKNAKQSSYPKCLLCMENEGYAGRLNHPARENHRIIPITINESGWGFQYSPYVYYNEHCIVFNGQHVPMKIERNAFVKLFDFVKLFPHYFLGSNADLPIVGGSILSHDHFQGGHYTFAMAKAPMEESVVIPGYEDVEAGIVHWPLSVLRIRHKDEKRLIDLAAHVLENWRGYTDEEAFIFAETDGEPHNTITPIARKVGDTFELDLTLRNNITTEEHPLGVYHPHAEYHHIKKENIGLIEVMGLAVLPARLKDELELLASYILEGRDPAENEMLEKHADWVKEFLPKYGDINENNVMDILQEEVGQVFVKVLEDAGVYKCTPEGRAAFKKFLATL; encoded by the coding sequence ATGTTGAACAACAGTATTAAAAAACTTGTGCAGTACGGATTGGAGACAGGCCTGGTGCCTGCGTGTGAGAGAAATTATACCATCAACCTGCTTCTGGACCTGTTCCGTCAGGACGACTACGAGGAGCCTGAGGAGGAGTACAGAGATGTGGATCTGGAGGAAACCCTGGACGAGCTGCTTTGCGAGGCTGTAAAACGCGGCCTGATCGAGGACAGCATCGGTTACCGCGATTTGTTTGACACAAAGATCATGAACTGTCTCATGCCGCGTCCGGCACAGGTGCAGGATAAATTCTGGAAGGAATATGAGAAATCCCCGGAGACAGCTACAGATTTCTTCTACAAGCTGAGCCAGGACAGCGATTATATCCGCCGCTACCGTATTAAAAAGGATAGAAAATGGACAGTGGACAGCCCTTACGGCACCATTGACATCACTATCAATCTTTCAAAACCGGAAAAAGACCCAAAAGCCATTGCAGCGGCTAAAAACGCAAAACAGAGCAGCTATCCCAAATGCCTTCTCTGCATGGAGAACGAGGGATACGCAGGCCGCCTGAACCATCCGGCCAGAGAAAACCACAGGATCATACCGATCACCATCAATGAGAGTGGGTGGGGATTCCAGTATTCCCCTTATGTATATTACAATGAACACTGCATCGTGTTTAACGGACAGCATGTCCCTATGAAAATCGAGAGGAACGCTTTTGTAAAGCTCTTTGACTTTGTAAAACTGTTTCCTCACTATTTCCTGGGGTCCAATGCGGATCTGCCTATAGTGGGCGGCTCTATCTTAAGCCATGATCACTTCCAGGGCGGACATTATACCTTTGCCATGGCGAAAGCACCCATGGAGGAGAGTGTTGTCATACCCGGGTATGAGGACGTGGAGGCAGGCATTGTACACTGGCCCCTGTCTGTGCTTCGTATCCGTCATAAGGACGAGAAGCGCCTCATAGATCTGGCAGCGCATGTACTTGAGAACTGGAGAGGCTATACAGACGAGGAGGCCTTCATCTTTGCTGAGACGGACGGGGAGCCTCACAATACCATCACCCCCATTGCCAGAAAAGTGGGAGATACCTTTGAACTGGATCTGACACTCAGAAACAATATCACCACAGAGGAGCACCCCCTGGGTGTCTATCATCCTCATGCGGAGTACCATCATATCAAAAAAGAGAACATCGGTCTCATTGAGGTTATGGGGCTGGCGGTACTTCCCGCAAGGCTGAAAGACGAGCTGGAACTGCTGGCATCCTACATTCTGGAGGGCAGAGATCCGGCAGAAAATGAGATGCTGGAAAAGCATGCCGACTGGGTAAAAGAATTCCTGCCAAAATACGGGGATATCAATGAGAACAATGTGATGGATATTCTCCAGGAGGAGGTAGGACAGGTCTTTGTCAAGGTGCTGGAGGATGCAGGCGTGTACAAATGCACTCCTGAGGGAAGGGCTGCGTTCAAAAAATTCCTTGCTACATTATAG